The sequence CCCCCTTTCAAAATGAGTTGATTTAGTCTTTATTCATAAATAATGTATACATAAACTGTATTTCATATAATAATTAAATCCTATCTCCAATAGTATTTTAATACTCCTACACATTTACATGAAAGGTAAAAATCATTTCTATATAGTTTTTTACTAACTTTAATGTTCTCTACATGAGAACTTTATCCTTGAACTACTTTAACAAAGTCAAGTATTTTGTCTTTGAAAATATTTCTTATTGTAGGCACTGTTTTAAATATTCAATTAAATTATTATCCCATCAAAATGATCCATCTCATGTTGAATTATTTGTGCTGTAAATCCAGTGAACACTTGTTTTTGCTTCTTAAAGCTTCTATCAAGATACTCCACCTCTATCATTTCATATCTATTTGTTTTTCTAAACCCACTTAAGGATAAACAACTCTCTTCTGTTTCATAAAGTTTTTCTTTCTTTAATATAACTGGATTTACCATAGGAACAATAAGGGTGCCTACAGCAAACACCAATATACGCTTTTTTACTCCAATCATATTCCCAGCCAATC comes from Clostridium sp. TW13 and encodes:
- a CDS encoding peptide deformylase encodes the protein MIKPIVKDILFLGQKSEQATKNDIAVIDDLIDTLRANLDNCVGLAGNMIGVKKRILVFAVGTLIVPMVNPVILKKEKLYETEESCLSLSGFRKTNRYEMIEVEYLDRSFKKQKQVFTGFTAQIIQHEMDHFDGIII